In Calditerrivibrio sp., the following are encoded in one genomic region:
- the flhF gene encoding flagellar biosynthesis protein FlhF, translating to MKIKKYEVYDMKDALALIKKELGPDAVILSTRKINKPSGYGIFSKPMIEVTAAIDYDTKKEYKLPPKFTEMEREKSVDNTDKIAEIINSLGLNKFEALVNDVLDIKKQIMEMKSVISENVATDIEPHLKEIYQILVKNGVDDMIVYKFLKRVENRVPATYGKMQIKNIITQLLSELIPVEKDYFSSIKQKVLALVGPTGVGKTTTIAKIAANLALKLQKKVCLISIDTFRIGAVEQLKTYSEIIDVPLFVASSPTDLEEIVNDIRHYDYILLDSMGRSQFDSEQILELKKFLEVSPYITVALVMSMSSNHVEMYDIYDRYAKLMPNYIIFTKLDETRFFGPLINVPLIKKVPIMLLSTGQNVPDDMEIPDGKKIAKSVLNEIPVQWRD from the coding sequence ATGAAGATAAAAAAGTACGAAGTCTATGATATGAAGGATGCTTTGGCGTTGATAAAGAAAGAATTAGGGCCAGACGCTGTTATATTATCTACCAGAAAGATTAATAAGCCCAGTGGGTATGGTATATTTTCCAAGCCTATGATTGAAGTAACAGCAGCCATAGACTACGATACCAAAAAGGAGTACAAATTACCTCCAAAATTTACAGAGATGGAGAGGGAAAAATCTGTTGATAATACAGATAAGATAGCTGAGATAATCAATAGTCTGGGTCTCAATAAGTTTGAAGCTTTGGTTAACGATGTGTTGGATATCAAAAAACAGATTATGGAGATGAAATCTGTAATATCTGAAAATGTAGCTACGGATATAGAACCTCACCTTAAGGAGATCTATCAGATTTTGGTGAAAAACGGTGTGGATGATATGATAGTTTACAAGTTTTTAAAGCGTGTAGAAAACAGGGTTCCAGCTACTTATGGAAAAATGCAGATTAAAAATATTATAACCCAGCTTTTATCTGAACTGATTCCAGTTGAAAAAGACTATTTTTCCAGTATAAAGCAAAAAGTGTTAGCGTTAGTTGGTCCTACAGGGGTGGGGAAAACTACTACGATTGCAAAGATAGCTGCTAATCTTGCTCTGAAACTACAAAAAAAAGTTTGCCTCATATCGATAGATACCTTTAGAATTGGCGCTGTGGAACAGTTGAAAACTTATTCAGAGATTATCGATGTTCCCCTCTTCGTAGCATCTAGCCCCACAGACCTTGAGGAGATTGTTAATGATATCAGACATTACGATTACATTTTGCTCGACTCCATGGGTAGGAGTCAGTTTGATAGTGAGCAGATTCTCGAATTGAAAAAGTTTTTAGAGGTGAGTCCGTATATAACAGTAGCGCTCGTAATGTCGATGAGTAGTAATCATGTTGAGATGTATGATATTTATGATAGATATGCCAAGCTTATGCCAAACTATATAATATTCACAAAGTTAGATGAAACCCGTTTTTTCGGGCCACTTATTAATGTTCCATTGATCAAAAAGGTTCCTATTATGCTGCTCTCTACAGGGCAAAATGTTCCCGATGACATGGAGATACCAGATGGCAAAAAGATTGCTAAGTCTGTTTTAAACGAAATACCTGTTCAATGGAGAGATTAA